One window from the genome of Carnobacteriaceae bacterium zg-84 encodes:
- a CDS encoding ISL3 family transposase → MSKELKQLIALDLTKNISRKHICQDHFVSDVTVQRVLDKYTKQVKPSFHYLPKVLCIDEFKSVTSHLGKMSFICVDGLTHRIIDVLPSRQLDHLITYFKQFSKKARHSVRYLVMDMNANYGKLIQKVFPNAVIVTDRFHIIQHIHRNLNTLRIKEMNTFKKEEKAYKHLKKYWKLLLKDAFDVNDTDYHYHQSFKTYLTHAQILDRLLDYSPVLKQAYEFVQELRYAYRQRDFESFMEVIHHIDPSLPEWFRKKFDIFKTYQNGIYQAFTTPYSNGITEAINNHIKVIKRIAYGYRRFSYFRLRILIIQHHSQWQKKNVKKVVNG, encoded by the coding sequence ATTTCTAAAGAATTAAAACAACTTATTGCACTTGATTTAACGAAAAATATTTCAAGAAAACATATCTGCCAAGACCACTTTGTATCTGATGTGACCGTACAACGTGTCTTAGATAAATATACAAAACAAGTTAAACCGTCTTTTCATTATCTACCTAAGGTACTATGTATCGACGAATTTAAGTCTGTGACATCTCATTTAGGGAAGATGAGTTTTATCTGTGTAGACGGATTGACGCACCGTATTATTGATGTGTTACCTAGTCGCCAATTAGACCATTTAATCACTTATTTTAAACAATTTTCTAAAAAAGCAAGACATAGCGTTCGCTATCTTGTTATGGATATGAATGCCAATTATGGCAAACTTATTCAGAAGGTTTTTCCTAATGCCGTTATTGTCACAGATAGATTTCATATCATACAACATATACATCGGAATTTAAATACACTACGTATAAAAGAAATGAACACCTTTAAAAAAGAAGAAAAGGCTTATAAACACTTAAAGAAATACTGGAAATTATTATTAAAAGATGCCTTTGATGTAAATGATACAGACTATCACTATCACCAATCCTTTAAAACATATCTGACACACGCACAAATCCTGGATAGATTATTAGACTATAGTCCTGTTTTAAAACAAGCATATGAGTTTGTACAAGAGTTGAGATATGCTTATAGACAGCGAGATTTTGAGTCATTTATGGAGGTTATTCATCATATTGACCCGTCATTACCAGAGTGGTTTAGAAAGAAATTTGATATTTTTAAAACCTATCAGAATGGTATTTATCAAGCTTTTACCACACCTTATTCAAACGGTATCACAGAAGCTATCAACAATCATATTAAAGTCATCAAACGGATTGCCTATGGCTACAGACGTTTTTCTTATTTTAGATTGCGTATTTTAATCATACAACACCATTCTCAGTGGCAGAAAAAGAATGTGAAAAAGGTAGTGAATGGTTAA
- the ybaK gene encoding Cys-tRNA(Pro) deacylase — protein sequence MSKKLLKTNALRQLDQKKIAYTVHTYEWDEQHIGGRHILEQFKDKSERIYKTIVLVGKSGALYVCVVPITSELDLKQVAHVCKEKSVTLLPLDMLEKQTGYIRGGCSPVGMKKQLPTFFDTSVQNYDTIVVSAGKRGYQMELTPADLMNVTNGILSHLIQ from the coding sequence ATGAGTAAAAAACTACTTAAAACAAATGCTCTTAGACAATTAGACCAAAAAAAGATTGCTTATACAGTTCATACATATGAATGGGATGAACAGCATATCGGGGGTAGACATATTCTTGAACAATTCAAGGATAAAAGTGAACGCATTTACAAAACGATTGTTTTAGTTGGAAAAAGTGGTGCCTTATATGTTTGTGTTGTGCCGATAACAAGTGAACTTGATTTAAAACAAGTAGCGCATGTGTGTAAAGAAAAAAGTGTGACATTATTACCTTTAGACATGCTTGAAAAACAAACAGGATATATTCGTGGAGGCTGCTCGCCAGTAGGCATGAAAAAACAATTACCTACGTTTTTCGATACAAGTGTTCAAAATTATGATACAATAGTCGTATCTGCTGGTAAAAGAGGGTATCAAATGGAATTGACCCCCGCAGATTTAATGAATGTTACCAATGGGATACTTTCTCATTTAATACAATAA
- a CDS encoding transposase family protein, which translates to MLVGIIHQHDFVYKSGQKKRNTCMIKSPQLNKEVFLMDYYTKKLLTLTDKSFIADEHWLEEKTINGIPHHFIKGTWTKPCHTCPHCHAKTLIKHGTYQTKTLLPKFRQIKTVLLLKRTRYRCKTCLKTCSSSCSLVDKHFVFLKN; encoded by the coding sequence GTGTTGGTGGGAATAATCCACCAACACGATTTTGTATATAAAAGTGGACAAAAAAAGAGAAATACCTGTATGATTAAATCACCACAATTAAACAAGGAGGTATTTCTCATGGATTATTATACAAAAAAATTATTGACATTAACAGATAAATCTTTCATAGCTGATGAACATTGGTTAGAAGAAAAAACAATAAATGGTATTCCACACCACTTTATTAAAGGTACTTGGACAAAGCCTTGCCACACCTGTCCACATTGTCATGCTAAAACACTCATCAAACATGGGACATATCAAACGAAAACATTATTACCAAAGTTTAGACAAATCAAAACTGTTTTACTTCTTAAAAGAACCCGTTATCGCTGTAAAACGTGTCTAAAAACCTGTTCTTCTTCGTGTTCTTTAGTCGATAAACATTTTGTATTTCTAAAGAATTAA
- a CDS encoding DNA translocase FtsK, whose protein sequence is MAKKRNKTKKKQTFKLEYISIALLFVCLFAVFSFGFIGVFFANIIRLFVGDTYRFVSILLIIYAIYMLFKRTPSIPMTKKQMIASCVFTIIILVFFEYLGFANRTNLMSDTWKAISTDLFSNQLKQATGGGMIGAVLANIFTFLFGEIGTYLILLLLLGITLVLVSGKTISDFIDMAQHTRTKVQKTQIKLPKSVKEVKEDIDSVLYIEEDDKPAVENIEPIVINSFQPEPDVIDPVVEEVVEKEVTFSVSKEDSHYELPPVTLLNRVEPVDQSSEHELIKRNIRILEDTFKSFGVNARVISANLGPSVTKFEVQPAVGVKVSKIVSLTDDLALALAAKDIRIEAPIPGKSFVGIEVPNQTTSMVSFREIIEGNIDSKSKLEVPLGRDISGNIRMADLSKMPHLLVAGATGSGKSVAINGMITSILMKAKPSEVKLMMIDPKKVELNVYNGIPHLLTPVVTNPRRAAQALQKVVLEMERRYELFAQTGMRNIIGYNEQVDEFNETADEPMEKMPYIVVIVDELADLMMVASNEVESAIIRLAQMARAAGIHMVLATQRPSVDVITGLIKANVPSRMAFAVSSSIDSRTIIDSNGAEKLLGKGDMLFQPMGENKPIRVQGAFLSDSEVEKIVEFVKNQQEANYVEDMIPTDEPVSQGEPEDELFTEVVEFLKEQEFISVSMLQRRFRIGFNRAARLMDELEAKGHVGAAEGTKPRRVLINTEV, encoded by the coding sequence GTGGCTAAGAAAAGAAACAAAACAAAAAAGAAGCAAACATTTAAGTTAGAGTATATATCCATTGCTTTACTATTTGTCTGTTTATTTGCTGTTTTTTCATTCGGTTTTATCGGTGTTTTTTTTGCTAATATTATCCGTTTATTTGTTGGTGATACGTACCGATTTGTGTCTATTTTGTTGATTATTTATGCAATTTATATGCTATTTAAACGAACACCCTCAATTCCGATGACAAAAAAGCAAATGATTGCCAGTTGTGTATTTACAATTATAATTCTTGTGTTTTTTGAATATTTAGGATTTGCAAACCGTACTAATCTTATGTCAGACACATGGAAAGCTATCTCAACTGATTTATTCAGCAATCAATTAAAACAAGCGACCGGTGGCGGTATGATTGGAGCTGTTTTAGCGAATATATTTACGTTTTTATTTGGTGAAATTGGGACATATTTAATACTGCTCCTTTTATTAGGTATCACTTTAGTATTAGTAAGTGGAAAAACGATTTCTGATTTTATTGATATGGCGCAGCATACTAGAACAAAAGTGCAAAAAACGCAAATAAAACTACCAAAATCAGTAAAAGAGGTCAAAGAAGATATAGATAGCGTGCTATATATTGAAGAAGACGATAAACCAGCCGTTGAAAATATAGAGCCGATTGTTATAAATAGTTTCCAGCCCGAACCAGACGTGATTGACCCGGTAGTAGAAGAAGTGGTTGAAAAAGAAGTAACATTTTCTGTATCAAAAGAAGATTCGCACTATGAATTACCTCCAGTAACATTATTAAATCGTGTAGAACCAGTTGATCAATCGAGTGAGCATGAATTAATAAAAAGAAATATTCGTATTTTAGAAGATACATTTAAAAGTTTTGGTGTCAATGCACGTGTTATTTCTGCTAATTTAGGTCCGTCTGTGACAAAATTTGAAGTACAGCCAGCTGTTGGTGTGAAAGTCAGTAAAATTGTGAGTTTAACAGATGATTTGGCGTTAGCCTTGGCAGCAAAAGATATTCGTATTGAAGCACCGATTCCTGGAAAATCATTTGTAGGTATTGAAGTACCGAATCAAACCACAAGTATGGTTTCTTTCAGAGAAATTATTGAAGGTAATATTGATTCTAAATCAAAACTAGAAGTCCCACTTGGAAGAGATATTTCAGGAAATATTCGTATGGCTGACTTATCAAAAATGCCACATTTACTTGTTGCTGGTGCTACGGGTAGTGGAAAATCTGTGGCGATTAACGGCATGATTACAAGTATTTTGATGAAAGCCAAACCAAGTGAAGTGAAACTGATGATGATTGACCCTAAAAAAGTAGAGTTAAATGTCTATAATGGCATTCCTCATTTATTAACTCCAGTTGTCACAAATCCACGCCGTGCTGCACAAGCATTGCAAAAAGTTGTCTTGGAAATGGAAAGACGCTATGAATTATTTGCTCAAACAGGTATGCGTAATATTATTGGGTATAATGAACAAGTTGATGAATTTAATGAAACAGCTGATGAACCCATGGAGAAAATGCCGTACATTGTTGTGATTGTAGATGAGTTAGCTGATTTGATGATGGTGGCAAGTAATGAAGTAGAATCAGCCATTATCCGATTAGCGCAAATGGCACGTGCAGCAGGAATTCATATGGTTTTAGCGACACAAAGACCAAGTGTAGATGTTATTACTGGATTGATAAAAGCCAACGTACCTAGTCGAATGGCATTTGCCGTATCTAGTAGTATTGATTCTCGTACGATTATTGATAGTAACGGTGCTGAAAAACTACTCGGAAAAGGTGATATGCTATTTCAACCAATGGGAGAAAATAAACCAATTCGTGTACAAGGTGCGTTCTTATCTGATTCTGAAGTTGAAAAAATAGTAGAATTTGTTAAAAATCAACAAGAGGCAAATTATGTCGAAGACATGATTCCAACAGATGAACCGGTATCACAAGGAGAACCAGAAGACGAATTATTTACTGAAGTTGTAGAATTCTTGAAAGAACAAGAGTTTATTAGTGTATCTATGTTACAACGTCGTTTTAGAATTGGCTTTAACCGTGCGGCGAGATTGATGGATGAATTAGAAGCCAAAGGACATGTTGGTGCGGCTGAGGGAACAAAACCACGACGTGTATTAATTAATACAGAAGTATAA
- the yidC gene encoding membrane protein insertase YidC — MKEKKWIRILVTLTLVLILSGCVGRDTSGAPTGFIWDVLGRPMEQLIFWFAGIFGNTVGSYGLGIIAVTILVRIAITPLNINMMKTNTIQQERMAYIRPQMQAITEEMRQAKTFEEQARLRQEQAALQKAAGIQFVSASGCLPLFIQMPIFSALYFATISSTEILNDTFLGVSLATPSWLFCILSSAFYLIQGYISQIGMTEEQKQMNKAVLFTTPLINLIFGLSLPAGAALYWTVSGIFSCLTSLYISLVLKPKIKEDIKKDMEENPIHFPKRKDVTTSVHTKQVTTAPTQKVRRNEGKQQKR; from the coding sequence ATGAAAGAAAAAAAATGGATACGTATCTTGGTAACTTTGACACTCGTTTTAATCTTATCAGGATGTGTAGGTCGTGATACAAGTGGTGCTCCAACAGGTTTTATTTGGGACGTACTCGGTCGACCTATGGAACAACTTATTTTCTGGTTTGCAGGTATTTTTGGAAATACAGTCGGTAGTTATGGGCTAGGTATTATTGCTGTTACCATATTAGTACGTATTGCGATTACACCTTTAAATATCAACATGATGAAAACAAATACCATTCAACAAGAGAGAATGGCGTATATTAGACCACAAATGCAAGCAATAACAGAAGAAATGCGACAAGCAAAAACTTTTGAAGAACAAGCACGTCTACGTCAAGAGCAAGCTGCATTACAAAAAGCAGCAGGTATTCAATTCGTAAGTGCCAGTGGATGTTTACCACTATTCATTCAAATGCCTATTTTCTCAGCATTATACTTTGCAACAATTTCATCAACTGAAATTTTAAACGATACGTTCTTAGGTGTTTCTTTAGCAACACCTAGCTGGTTATTCTGTATCTTGTCATCCGCTTTTTATTTAATCCAAGGATACATTTCACAAATTGGTATGACTGAAGAACAAAAACAAATGAATAAAGCTGTTCTATTTACCACACCTTTAATTAACTTAATATTTGGGTTATCATTACCTGCCGGTGCTGCATTATATTGGACCGTCAGTGGTATCTTTAGCTGTTTAACAAGTTTATACATTTCATTAGTGTTAAAACCAAAAATTAAAGAAGATATTAAAAAAGATATGGAAGAAAATCCTATTCATTTCCCAAAAAGAAAAGACGTAACAACCTCTGTTCACACAAAACAAGTAACAACAGCCCCAACACAAAAAGTACGTCGTAATGAGGGCAAACAGCAAAAACGCTAA
- a CDS encoding DUF554 domain-containing protein, producing MVGIGTIINAISVLLGGGIGLLLGNRLPESIQKILTQAMGLSVLFISVAGAMSHMLVLTDKALLTKGGMLITISLALGAILGEWIDIERHIVLFGEKIKQKVGNTQDNLFVEGFVTASFTICIGAMAIVGSIQDGLLHDPTMLFTKSVLDGVILIVFASVYGIGAIFSIIPLVLWQGIITLCSSLVQQFLTPTMIDSISLVGSLLIFCVGANLFFNMKIKVANLLPSLIFAIILVHVIG from the coding sequence ATGGTAGGAATTGGAACAATCATCAATGCGATTTCAGTTTTGTTAGGGGGTGGAATAGGACTTCTTCTAGGAAATCGTCTACCCGAAAGCATACAAAAAATATTAACACAAGCAATGGGACTATCTGTTTTATTTATTAGTGTTGCAGGTGCTATGTCACACATGCTTGTATTAACAGATAAAGCACTTTTGACAAAAGGAGGTATGCTAATCACGATTTCCTTAGCCCTAGGTGCTATACTTGGTGAATGGATAGATATTGAACGACACATTGTCTTATTTGGTGAGAAAATTAAACAAAAAGTCGGGAATACGCAAGATAATTTATTTGTTGAAGGATTTGTTACAGCCAGTTTTACCATTTGTATTGGTGCAATGGCTATTGTAGGGTCTATTCAAGACGGATTACTGCACGATCCAACGATGCTATTTACAAAATCTGTTTTAGACGGTGTTATTTTAATTGTCTTTGCATCGGTATATGGAATAGGTGCTATTTTTTCTATCATACCTCTTGTATTGTGGCAAGGTATAATTACGTTGTGTTCAAGTTTAGTGCAACAGTTTTTAACACCTACTATGATAGATAGCATTTCGTTAGTAGGGTCTTTACTGATTTTTTGTGTTGGTGCTAATTTATTTTTTAATATGAAAATAAAAGTAGCAAATCTTTTACCGTCACTTATTTTTGCGATTATTTTAGTGCATGTCATTGGATAA
- a CDS encoding glycosyltransferase family 4 protein, with translation MKIAMFTDSYFPQVSGVATSIKILSEELEKMGHDVTIFTTTDPHVDENENNDKIVRIASVPFIFFTDRRLVIGGMNKAYKIAKEKQFDIVHTHTEFGMGLIGKYVAYRLKIPTVHTYHTMYEKYLHYIANGYLVRHSHVRFLSHSFCNHTSGVIAPGPQIFEILKGYDIETDIQIIPTGVPIPEKVTSVRTNIRQALGLSDEHLVLLSLSRLAKEKSLDKIIDAFPHVLVQYPNARLVFVGDGPARKSLEEQVSELSLQDTVIFVGEIQNDDVYKYYQMSDIYVNASESETQGLTYLESLVNGLPVIAKRNDYLSGIITNESLGCLYEDTSQLAKAVIDYVPILNETQKLSNEEKEALSYNVSADKFGKAVEAFYYQAVESYKEKRTNEENPKSSILNRLSFGKWFDKDE, from the coding sequence ATGAAAATTGCGATGTTTACAGATTCGTACTTTCCTCAAGTAAGTGGGGTAGCGACATCAATTAAAATTTTAAGTGAAGAATTAGAAAAAATGGGTCATGACGTCACAATTTTTACGACGACAGATCCCCATGTCGATGAGAATGAGAATAATGACAAAATTGTTCGGATTGCTAGTGTGCCGTTTATTTTCTTTACAGATAGACGTTTAGTCATTGGTGGAATGAATAAAGCTTATAAAATTGCGAAAGAAAAGCAATTTGATATTGTGCATACGCATACAGAATTTGGCATGGGACTTATTGGCAAATATGTGGCATATCGATTAAAAATTCCAACAGTTCACACTTATCATACCATGTATGAAAAATATTTACATTATATTGCTAATGGTTATTTAGTTAGACATAGCCATGTTCGTTTTTTATCTCATTCATTTTGTAACCACACGTCAGGTGTGATAGCTCCGGGCCCACAAATTTTTGAGATTTTAAAAGGCTATGATATTGAAACGGATATTCAAATTATTCCAACGGGTGTACCAATCCCAGAAAAAGTTACTTCTGTTAGAACAAATATTAGACAAGCATTAGGTTTATCTGATGAACATCTTGTGTTATTATCTTTATCTCGATTGGCAAAAGAAAAGAGCTTAGATAAAATTATAGATGCTTTCCCACATGTTTTAGTACAATATCCAAATGCTAGATTAGTATTTGTTGGAGATGGACCTGCTAGAAAATCATTGGAAGAACAAGTAAGTGAATTATCTCTGCAAGATACGGTTATCTTTGTCGGCGAAATTCAAAATGATGATGTGTATAAATATTACCAAATGTCTGATATTTATGTGAATGCATCTGAATCTGAAACACAAGGGCTAACGTATTTAGAGTCTTTAGTCAATGGCTTACCTGTTATTGCAAAACGTAATGATTATTTATCTGGTATCATTACGAATGAAAGTTTAGGATGTTTATATGAAGACACATCACAATTAGCCAAAGCAGTCATTGATTATGTACCTATTTTAAACGAAACTCAAAAATTATCTAATGAAGAAAAAGAAGCATTGTCTTATAATGTATCAGCAGATAAATTTGGGAAAGCTGTTGAGGCGTTTTATTATCAAGCCGTTGAAAGTTATAAAGAAAAACGAACGAATGAAGAAAATCCAAAATCAAGTATTTTAAATCGTTTGTCCTTTGGAAAGTGGTTCGATAAAGATGAGTAA